One Candidatus Campbellbacteria bacterium genomic window carries:
- a CDS encoding cupredoxin domain-containing protein yields MNKLTLLSFVIAGALIFFAFTFSKSNPLPNDVPENNVSIVDGVQVVEILAKGGYFPEKSVAKAGIPTILRLKTSGTFDCSSIVRIPSLNITKNLPPSGGLDVDLGSPKAGVMQGTCGMGMYPYEIDFQE; encoded by the coding sequence ATGAACAAACTCACACTTCTGTCATTCGTTATTGCCGGCGCACTTATCTTTTTTGCGTTCACTTTCTCTAAATCAAACCCACTTCCAAATGATGTTCCAGAAAACAACGTTTCAATTGTGGATGGGGTTCAGGTTGTTGAAATTCTTGCAAAAGGAGGATACTTTCCTGAAAAAAGTGTGGCAAAGGCAGGTATTCCAACTATTTTGCGTCTCAAAACCAGCGGTACGTTTGATTGTTCATCAATAGTCCGTATTCCGAGCTTGAATATCACGAAAAATCTGCCACCATCGGGAGGTCTTGATGTGGACCTCGGAAGTCCAAAAGCCGGAGTGATGCAGGGAACATGTGGTATGGGTATGTACCCATACGAAATTGATTTTCAAGAATAA
- a CDS encoding DUF1573 domain-containing protein produces MKPQTVIITVLAFATVIGLLVVGYNKNGNAAASVQGVSAVTGESGLTVSETLYDFGTISMKNGNVTKDFTLTNPTDADIMVGRVETSCMCTAAYIVEPDGTNKGPFGMPGHGGAVPPANEIIPAGESRIIRVVYDPNAHGPAGVGKIDRFITITDSANQSIRIEVKAVVTP; encoded by the coding sequence ATGAAACCACAAACAGTTATTATCACAGTCCTTGCATTCGCCACTGTTATAGGTCTTCTTGTTGTCGGCTATAACAAAAACGGAAACGCAGCAGCATCTGTACAAGGTGTGTCAGCGGTTACAGGAGAAAGTGGACTCACTGTGTCTGAAACCCTCTATGATTTTGGCACAATATCCATGAAAAATGGAAACGTAACAAAAGATTTCACACTTACTAACCCGACCGATGCAGATATTATGGTTGGTCGTGTTGAAACGTCATGTATGTGTACAGCTGCATATATTGTTGAACCGGATGGAACCAACAAGGGACCGTTTGGTATGCCGGGACACGGAGGTGCGGTTCCTCCAGCAAATGAAATAATCCCAGCAGGAGAAAGTCGCATCATTCGTGTTGTGTATGACCCAAATGCTCACGGTCCAGCAGGTGTTGGAAAAATTGACCGTTTCATTACCATCACAGATTCTGCAAACCAATCTATTCGTATTGAAGTTAAAGCTGTAGTAACCCCATAG
- a CDS encoding YHS domain-containing protein yields the protein MDPVCGMKSTSDLFESDYRGKIYYFCSEHCKNQFDGNPSTYVK from the coding sequence ATTGATCCTGTGTGTGGAATGAAATCAACAAGCGATTTATTTGAGAGCGACTATCGGGGTAAAATATATTATTTTTGTTCCGAACACTGTAAAAACCAATTCGATGGCAATCCAAGCACGTATGTAAAATGA
- a CDS encoding YceI family protein, protein MHQKTIWVLIIVILLAGGWYFMSRKTVEAPNDIATTTRQGSVGTLTDGVYALDVEKSSLTWTGSKTLIKEYFDNGTLSFKEGSVIVTGGTLVAGSFVVDMKSFKTISTSNQKVPGSALETHLKSADFFDVATYPIATVGIKSVENGIVKADVTIKNVTKEVSFPATISQDGKTLSGTASLTLDRTLWDIRYGSGKFFSDLGDKVISDSVKIDLTLVAQSN, encoded by the coding sequence ATGCACCAAAAAACTATCTGGGTTCTTATTATTGTTATCCTTCTTGCCGGCGGTTGGTATTTTATGTCGCGTAAGACGGTGGAAGCTCCTAATGACATAGCAACAACAACACGGCAAGGTTCCGTGGGTACGCTCACTGACGGTGTGTACGCACTTGATGTAGAGAAAAGTTCCCTTACATGGACGGGAAGTAAGACACTCATTAAAGAATATTTTGACAACGGAACGCTTTCATTCAAGGAAGGGTCTGTAATTGTAACGGGGGGCACTCTTGTTGCGGGTTCGTTTGTTGTTGATATGAAGTCATTCAAAACGATTTCAACAAGCAATCAAAAAGTTCCAGGAAGCGCTCTGGAGACTCATCTCAAATCGGCAGATTTTTTTGATGTTGCAACGTATCCGATTGCAACCGTTGGTATCAAGAGTGTTGAAAACGGCATCGTGAAAGCGGACGTAACCATTAAAAATGTGACGAAGGAGGTTTCTTTCCCGGCAACAATTTCACAAGATGGAAAAACACTTTCAGGCACAGCATCACTGACTCTTGACAGAACACTGTGGGACATTCGTTACGGTTCAGGCAAATTCTTTAGTGATCTTGGGGATAAGGTTATTTCAGACTCGGTCAAAATTGACCTTACACTCGTTGCGCAAAGTAACTAG
- a CDS encoding disulfide bond formation protein B: METIPYPIINTLIMLGIAVLQVASLTLLLGLLNVRGFSSVVSFVRSRGMTISFLILFASFIGSLYYSEIAGFPACSLCWYQRILLYPQLILFGAALWKGRQDVFLYTNTLSAVGLCIALYNIAIQTFQTVSTFCDPGGLAVSCLQKYVIGYGYITIPVMSATAFALLLLIGWAMSPKMDK; this comes from the coding sequence ATGGAAACAATCCCCTATCCAATCATTAATACGCTCATCATGCTCGGCATTGCCGTGCTGCAGGTGGCATCTCTTACACTTTTGCTCGGATTGCTCAACGTGCGTGGGTTTTCTTCTGTGGTTTCGTTTGTCCGCTCTCGTGGAATGACCATTTCGTTTCTTATTCTTTTCGCGTCATTTATTGGTAGCTTGTACTACTCAGAAATTGCTGGTTTTCCAGCATGCTCGCTGTGTTGGTATCAGCGAATTCTTCTCTACCCGCAACTTATTCTTTTTGGCGCCGCGTTGTGGAAGGGAAGACAGGATGTGTTTTTGTACACCAACACACTTTCGGCTGTTGGGTTATGTATTGCGCTGTACAACATTGCCATTCAAACATTTCAAACAGTTTCCACTTTTTGTGATCCAGGAGGATTGGCCGTGTCATGTCTTCAAAAATATGTTATTGGGTACGGATACATTACTATTCCGGTGATGTCAGCAACGGCTTTTGCACTTCTTCTTCTTATTGGTTGGGCAATGAGCCCCAAAATGGACAAGTAA
- a CDS encoding sulfite exporter TauE/SafE family protein: MADLNQKKYTFHVHGMHCKACVLLTEAELKELPNVSYVKSSLTNHSVEVVGDFGDKTPEQIAQELTIPLKASGYIVSVERQEHTAIWSDFKIAIPIALGFAVLFVLLQKAGLVNLINANGVSYGTAFVIGIVASLSTCMAVVGGLLLSMSATFAKEGDKIKPQLMFHGGRIVSFFLLGGVIGALGSAFTLGTMGTFILGLLVALVMLILGINLLDVFPWAKKLQLSMPAFIGKHAHGISKFNHTLTPLLVGVATFFLPCGFTQSMQLYALTTGSFMSGGLTMLAFALGTLPVLTLVSFSSFSIKNSSKSGIFFKSAGLIVIMFALFNLINSLVVIGLIPPVFSF; this comes from the coding sequence ATGGCAGATTTAAATCAAAAAAAGTACACATTTCATGTTCATGGAATGCACTGTAAAGCATGTGTGCTTTTGACGGAAGCCGAACTAAAAGAATTGCCTAACGTGTCGTATGTAAAATCAAGTCTTACCAATCATTCAGTTGAAGTGGTGGGGGATTTTGGTGACAAAACACCAGAGCAAATTGCGCAGGAATTGACCATTCCATTGAAAGCAAGTGGGTACATCGTGTCGGTTGAACGACAAGAACACACAGCAATATGGAGTGATTTTAAAATCGCGATTCCAATAGCACTTGGGTTTGCGGTGCTCTTTGTTCTGTTACAAAAGGCAGGACTGGTGAATCTTATCAACGCAAATGGCGTGTCGTATGGAACGGCATTTGTTATTGGTATTGTTGCATCGCTCTCAACATGTATGGCAGTTGTTGGGGGACTCCTCCTCTCTATGTCTGCAACGTTTGCCAAGGAGGGAGACAAGATTAAACCACAACTCATGTTTCATGGCGGGCGCATTGTTTCATTCTTTCTTCTCGGTGGGGTTATTGGTGCGCTGGGATCGGCATTTACACTCGGTACAATGGGAACGTTTATTTTAGGTCTCCTTGTTGCACTCGTGATGCTCATTCTCGGCATCAATCTTCTCGATGTATTTCCATGGGCGAAAAAGTTACAACTATCAATGCCAGCATTTATAGGGAAGCATGCGCACGGTATTTCAAAATTCAATCACACACTCACACCACTTCTCGTTGGTGTTGCAACATTCTTTTTGCCGTGTGGATTCACACAGTCAATGCAGTTGTATGCACTTACAACAGGAAGTTTTATGAGTGGGGGACTCACCATGCTTGCCTTTGCCCTCGGTACACTACCAGTTTTGACACTCGTGAGCTTTAGTTCATTTAGTATTAAAAATAGTTCAAAATCGGGCATCTTCTTTAAATCAGCAGGACTTATTGTTATTATGTTTGCACTGTTTAATCTCATTAACAGTCTTGTGGTCATCGGTCTTATTCCACCAGTTTTTAGCTTCTAG